In a genomic window of Nothobranchius furzeri strain GRZ-AD chromosome 14, NfurGRZ-RIMD1, whole genome shotgun sequence:
- the arl13b gene encoding ADP-ribosylation factor-like protein 13B isoform X3 — MCDAWKVTLVMVGLDNAGKTATVRGIQGESPQNIAPTVGFSRVDLKRGKFEVTIFDLGGGKRIRGIWKNYYSESYGVVFVVDSTDVQRIQETRETMAEVLQHPRIAGKPVLVLANKQDQEGALAEADLIENLSLEKLVNDNKCLCQIEPCSAVLGYGKKVDKSIKKGLSWLLNNIAKDYEAIAERVQKDTAEQRGLEEQDKKERAERVRRIREERERQEREEAEREGRADQSEGGDEENIQNLFQPIGLVDSKNEEQEQEKKRQEGLRGESEQEEEDNKEEAGNSAPSAVEPSKKKSSKLQLKRKHRVDPLRTEDPAESPTPPPPPVGWATPKLSRHPKLEPLGDSKHSEFHKKPLPPLANKPQPNGDTQDVIF, encoded by the exons ATGTGCGATGCTTG GAAAGTGACTCTAGTGATGGTGGGCCTGGATAATGCAGGAAAAACAGCCACAGTCAGAGGAATCCAGGGAG AAAGCCCTCAGAACATAGCTCCTACTGTGGGCTTCTCCAGAGTCGACCTGAAACGGGGAAAGTTTGAGGTGACCATCTTTGACCTGGGCGGTGGGAAGAGAATCCGTGGCATCTGGAAGAACTACTACTCAGAGTCGTACGGCGTGGTGTTTGTGGTGGACTCCACTGACGTCCAGCGCATCCAGGAGACACGGGAAACCATGGCGGAGGTCCTCCAGCACCCACGCATTGCTGGAAAACCTGTCCTAGT ACTTGCAAACAAACAGGACCAGGAGGGGGCGCTAGCTGAAGCAGACCTCATCGAGAACCTGTCCTTAGAGAAGCTGGTCAATGACAACAAGTGTCTCTGTCAAATC GAGCCCTGCTCGGCTGTTCTAGGCTACGGCAAAAAGGTGGACAAGTCCATCAAGAAGGGCCTGAGCTGGCTGCTCAACAACATCGCCAAAGACTACGAGGCCATCGCTGAGCGTGTGCAGAAGGACACGGCCGAGCAGCGCGGCCTGGAGGAGCAGGACAAGAAGGAGCGGGCGGAGAGAGTCCGTAGGATACGGGAGGAGAG AGAGCGGCAGGAGCGTGAAGAAGCAGAACGGGAGGGCAGAGCAGACCAATCAGAAGGAGGAGATGAGGAAAACATCCAGAACCTCTTCCAACCCATAGGACTTGTGGATTCTAAG AATgaggaacaagagcaggagaagAAGAGGCAAGAGGGCCTGAGGGGGGAgtcggagcaggaggaggaggacaacAAGGAGGAAGCAGGAAACTCAGCTCCCT CAGCAGTTGAACCAAGCAAAAAGAAGAGCAGCAAGCTGCAGCTGAAGAGGAAGCACAGGGTGGACCCTCTGAGGACAGAAGACCCAGCAGAGAGTCCCACGCCACCGCCTCCTCCAG TGGGATGGGCCACGCCCAAGCTGTCTAGACATCCCAAACTAGAGCCACTCGGCGACTCGAAGCACTCGG AATTTCACAAGAAGCCCCTCCCACCTCTGGCCAATAAGCCGCAGCCTAACGGCGACACTCAGGACGTCATTTTTTAG
- the arl13b gene encoding ADP-ribosylation factor-like protein 13B isoform X1, whose amino-acid sequence MFSLMANCCAWLKRWREPARKVTLVMVGLDNAGKTATVRGIQGESPQNIAPTVGFSRVDLKRGKFEVTIFDLGGGKRIRGIWKNYYSESYGVVFVVDSTDVQRIQETRETMAEVLQHPRIAGKPVLVLANKQDQEGALAEADLIENLSLEKLVNDNKCLCQIEPCSAVLGYGKKVDKSIKKGLSWLLNNIAKDYEAIAERVQKDTAEQRGLEEQDKKERAERVRRIREERERQEREEAEREGRADQSEGGDEENIQNLFQPIGLVDSKNEEQEQEKKRQEGLRGESEQEEEDNKEEAGNSAPSAVEPSKKKSSKLQLKRKHRVDPLRTEDPAESPTPPPPPVGWATPKLSRHPKLEPLGDSKHSEFHKKPLPPLANKPQPNGDTQDVIF is encoded by the exons ATGTTCAGCCTGATGGCGAACTGCTGCGCCTGGCTGAAGCGCTGGCGAGAGCCCGCCAG GAAAGTGACTCTAGTGATGGTGGGCCTGGATAATGCAGGAAAAACAGCCACAGTCAGAGGAATCCAGGGAG AAAGCCCTCAGAACATAGCTCCTACTGTGGGCTTCTCCAGAGTCGACCTGAAACGGGGAAAGTTTGAGGTGACCATCTTTGACCTGGGCGGTGGGAAGAGAATCCGTGGCATCTGGAAGAACTACTACTCAGAGTCGTACGGCGTGGTGTTTGTGGTGGACTCCACTGACGTCCAGCGCATCCAGGAGACACGGGAAACCATGGCGGAGGTCCTCCAGCACCCACGCATTGCTGGAAAACCTGTCCTAGT ACTTGCAAACAAACAGGACCAGGAGGGGGCGCTAGCTGAAGCAGACCTCATCGAGAACCTGTCCTTAGAGAAGCTGGTCAATGACAACAAGTGTCTCTGTCAAATC GAGCCCTGCTCGGCTGTTCTAGGCTACGGCAAAAAGGTGGACAAGTCCATCAAGAAGGGCCTGAGCTGGCTGCTCAACAACATCGCCAAAGACTACGAGGCCATCGCTGAGCGTGTGCAGAAGGACACGGCCGAGCAGCGCGGCCTGGAGGAGCAGGACAAGAAGGAGCGGGCGGAGAGAGTCCGTAGGATACGGGAGGAGAG AGAGCGGCAGGAGCGTGAAGAAGCAGAACGGGAGGGCAGAGCAGACCAATCAGAAGGAGGAGATGAGGAAAACATCCAGAACCTCTTCCAACCCATAGGACTTGTGGATTCTAAG AATgaggaacaagagcaggagaagAAGAGGCAAGAGGGCCTGAGGGGGGAgtcggagcaggaggaggaggacaacAAGGAGGAAGCAGGAAACTCAGCTCCCT CAGCAGTTGAACCAAGCAAAAAGAAGAGCAGCAAGCTGCAGCTGAAGAGGAAGCACAGGGTGGACCCTCTGAGGACAGAAGACCCAGCAGAGAGTCCCACGCCACCGCCTCCTCCAG TGGGATGGGCCACGCCCAAGCTGTCTAGACATCCCAAACTAGAGCCACTCGGCGACTCGAAGCACTCGG AATTTCACAAGAAGCCCCTCCCACCTCTGGCCAATAAGCCGCAGCCTAACGGCGACACTCAGGACGTCATTTTTTAG
- the arl13b gene encoding ADP-ribosylation factor-like protein 13B isoform X4, whose translation MFSLMANCCAWLKRWREPARKVTLVMVGLDNAGKTATVRGIQGESPQNIAPTVGFSRVDLKRGKFEVTIFDLGGGKRIRGIWKNYYSESYGVVFVVDSTDVQRIQETRETMAEVLQHPRIAGKPVLVLANKQDQEGALAEADLIENLSLEKLVNDNKCLCQIEPCSAVLGYGKKVDKSIKKGLSWLLNNIAKDYEAIAERVQKDTAEQRGLEEQDKKERAERVRRIREERERQEREEAEREGRADQSEGGDEENIQNLFQPIGLVDSKNEEQEQEKKRQEGLRGESEQEEEDNKEEAGNSAPSAVEPSKKKSSKLQLKRKHRVDPLRTEDPAESPTPPPPPVGWATPKLSRHPKLEPLGDSKHSASGV comes from the exons ATGTTCAGCCTGATGGCGAACTGCTGCGCCTGGCTGAAGCGCTGGCGAGAGCCCGCCAG GAAAGTGACTCTAGTGATGGTGGGCCTGGATAATGCAGGAAAAACAGCCACAGTCAGAGGAATCCAGGGAG AAAGCCCTCAGAACATAGCTCCTACTGTGGGCTTCTCCAGAGTCGACCTGAAACGGGGAAAGTTTGAGGTGACCATCTTTGACCTGGGCGGTGGGAAGAGAATCCGTGGCATCTGGAAGAACTACTACTCAGAGTCGTACGGCGTGGTGTTTGTGGTGGACTCCACTGACGTCCAGCGCATCCAGGAGACACGGGAAACCATGGCGGAGGTCCTCCAGCACCCACGCATTGCTGGAAAACCTGTCCTAGT ACTTGCAAACAAACAGGACCAGGAGGGGGCGCTAGCTGAAGCAGACCTCATCGAGAACCTGTCCTTAGAGAAGCTGGTCAATGACAACAAGTGTCTCTGTCAAATC GAGCCCTGCTCGGCTGTTCTAGGCTACGGCAAAAAGGTGGACAAGTCCATCAAGAAGGGCCTGAGCTGGCTGCTCAACAACATCGCCAAAGACTACGAGGCCATCGCTGAGCGTGTGCAGAAGGACACGGCCGAGCAGCGCGGCCTGGAGGAGCAGGACAAGAAGGAGCGGGCGGAGAGAGTCCGTAGGATACGGGAGGAGAG AGAGCGGCAGGAGCGTGAAGAAGCAGAACGGGAGGGCAGAGCAGACCAATCAGAAGGAGGAGATGAGGAAAACATCCAGAACCTCTTCCAACCCATAGGACTTGTGGATTCTAAG AATgaggaacaagagcaggagaagAAGAGGCAAGAGGGCCTGAGGGGGGAgtcggagcaggaggaggaggacaacAAGGAGGAAGCAGGAAACTCAGCTCCCT CAGCAGTTGAACCAAGCAAAAAGAAGAGCAGCAAGCTGCAGCTGAAGAGGAAGCACAGGGTGGACCCTCTGAGGACAGAAGACCCAGCAGAGAGTCCCACGCCACCGCCTCCTCCAG TGGGATGGGCCACGCCCAAGCTGTCTAGACATCCCAAACTAGAGCCACTCGGCGACTCGAAGCACTCGG CCAGTGGCGTGTAG
- the arl13b gene encoding ADP-ribosylation factor-like protein 13B isoform X5, producing the protein MFSLMANCCAWLKRWREPARKVTLVMVGLDNAGKTATVRGIQGESPQNIAPTVGFSRVDLKRGKFEVTIFDLGGGKRIRGIWKNYYSESYGVVFVVDSTDVQRIQETRETMAEVLQHPRIAGKPVLVLANKQDQEGALAEADLIENLSLEKLVNDNKCLCQIEPCSAVLGYGKKVDKSIKKGLSWLLNNIAKDYEAIAERVQKDTAEQRGLEEQDKKERAERVRRIREERERQEREEAEREGRADQSEGGDEENIQNLFQPIGLVDSKNEEQEQEKKRQEGLRGESEQEEEDNKEEAGNSAPSAVEPSKKKSSKLQLKRKHRVDPLRTEDPAESPTPPPPPASGV; encoded by the exons ATGTTCAGCCTGATGGCGAACTGCTGCGCCTGGCTGAAGCGCTGGCGAGAGCCCGCCAG GAAAGTGACTCTAGTGATGGTGGGCCTGGATAATGCAGGAAAAACAGCCACAGTCAGAGGAATCCAGGGAG AAAGCCCTCAGAACATAGCTCCTACTGTGGGCTTCTCCAGAGTCGACCTGAAACGGGGAAAGTTTGAGGTGACCATCTTTGACCTGGGCGGTGGGAAGAGAATCCGTGGCATCTGGAAGAACTACTACTCAGAGTCGTACGGCGTGGTGTTTGTGGTGGACTCCACTGACGTCCAGCGCATCCAGGAGACACGGGAAACCATGGCGGAGGTCCTCCAGCACCCACGCATTGCTGGAAAACCTGTCCTAGT ACTTGCAAACAAACAGGACCAGGAGGGGGCGCTAGCTGAAGCAGACCTCATCGAGAACCTGTCCTTAGAGAAGCTGGTCAATGACAACAAGTGTCTCTGTCAAATC GAGCCCTGCTCGGCTGTTCTAGGCTACGGCAAAAAGGTGGACAAGTCCATCAAGAAGGGCCTGAGCTGGCTGCTCAACAACATCGCCAAAGACTACGAGGCCATCGCTGAGCGTGTGCAGAAGGACACGGCCGAGCAGCGCGGCCTGGAGGAGCAGGACAAGAAGGAGCGGGCGGAGAGAGTCCGTAGGATACGGGAGGAGAG AGAGCGGCAGGAGCGTGAAGAAGCAGAACGGGAGGGCAGAGCAGACCAATCAGAAGGAGGAGATGAGGAAAACATCCAGAACCTCTTCCAACCCATAGGACTTGTGGATTCTAAG AATgaggaacaagagcaggagaagAAGAGGCAAGAGGGCCTGAGGGGGGAgtcggagcaggaggaggaggacaacAAGGAGGAAGCAGGAAACTCAGCTCCCT CAGCAGTTGAACCAAGCAAAAAGAAGAGCAGCAAGCTGCAGCTGAAGAGGAAGCACAGGGTGGACCCTCTGAGGACAGAAGACCCAGCAGAGAGTCCCACGCCACCGCCTCCTCCAG CCAGTGGCGTGTAG
- the arl13b gene encoding ADP-ribosylation factor-like protein 13B isoform X2, with amino-acid sequence MFSLMANCCAWLKRWREPARKVTLVMVGLDNAGKTATVRGIQGESPQNIAPTVGFSRVDLKRGKFEVTIFDLGGGKRIRGIWKNYYSESYGVVFVVDSTDVQRIQETRETMAEVLQHPRIAGKPVLVLANKQDQEGALAEADLIENLSLEKLVNDNKCLCQIEPCSAVLGYGKKVDKSIKKGLSWLLNNIAKDYEAIAERVQKDTAEQRGLEEQDKKERAERVRRIREERERQEREEAEREGRADQSEGGDEENIQNLFQPIGLVDSKNEEQEQEKKRQEGLRGESEQEEEDNKEEAGNSAPSVEPSKKKSSKLQLKRKHRVDPLRTEDPAESPTPPPPPVGWATPKLSRHPKLEPLGDSKHSEFHKKPLPPLANKPQPNGDTQDVIF; translated from the exons ATGTTCAGCCTGATGGCGAACTGCTGCGCCTGGCTGAAGCGCTGGCGAGAGCCCGCCAG GAAAGTGACTCTAGTGATGGTGGGCCTGGATAATGCAGGAAAAACAGCCACAGTCAGAGGAATCCAGGGAG AAAGCCCTCAGAACATAGCTCCTACTGTGGGCTTCTCCAGAGTCGACCTGAAACGGGGAAAGTTTGAGGTGACCATCTTTGACCTGGGCGGTGGGAAGAGAATCCGTGGCATCTGGAAGAACTACTACTCAGAGTCGTACGGCGTGGTGTTTGTGGTGGACTCCACTGACGTCCAGCGCATCCAGGAGACACGGGAAACCATGGCGGAGGTCCTCCAGCACCCACGCATTGCTGGAAAACCTGTCCTAGT ACTTGCAAACAAACAGGACCAGGAGGGGGCGCTAGCTGAAGCAGACCTCATCGAGAACCTGTCCTTAGAGAAGCTGGTCAATGACAACAAGTGTCTCTGTCAAATC GAGCCCTGCTCGGCTGTTCTAGGCTACGGCAAAAAGGTGGACAAGTCCATCAAGAAGGGCCTGAGCTGGCTGCTCAACAACATCGCCAAAGACTACGAGGCCATCGCTGAGCGTGTGCAGAAGGACACGGCCGAGCAGCGCGGCCTGGAGGAGCAGGACAAGAAGGAGCGGGCGGAGAGAGTCCGTAGGATACGGGAGGAGAG AGAGCGGCAGGAGCGTGAAGAAGCAGAACGGGAGGGCAGAGCAGACCAATCAGAAGGAGGAGATGAGGAAAACATCCAGAACCTCTTCCAACCCATAGGACTTGTGGATTCTAAG AATgaggaacaagagcaggagaagAAGAGGCAAGAGGGCCTGAGGGGGGAgtcggagcaggaggaggaggacaacAAGGAGGAAGCAGGAAACTCAGCTCCCT CAGTTGAACCAAGCAAAAAGAAGAGCAGCAAGCTGCAGCTGAAGAGGAAGCACAGGGTGGACCCTCTGAGGACAGAAGACCCAGCAGAGAGTCCCACGCCACCGCCTCCTCCAG TGGGATGGGCCACGCCCAAGCTGTCTAGACATCCCAAACTAGAGCCACTCGGCGACTCGAAGCACTCGG AATTTCACAAGAAGCCCCTCCCACCTCTGGCCAATAAGCCGCAGCCTAACGGCGACACTCAGGACGTCATTTTTTAG
- the arl13b gene encoding ADP-ribosylation factor-like protein 13B isoform X6 gives MFSLMANCCAWLKRWREPARKVTLVMVGLDNAGKTATVRGIQGESPQNIAPTVGFSRVDLKRGKFEVTIFDLGGGKRIRGIWKNYYSESYGVVFVVDSTDVQRIQETRETMAEVLQHPRIAGKPVLVLANKQDQEGALAEADLIENLSLEKLVNDNKCLCQIEPCSAVLGYGKKVDKSIKKGLSWLLNNIAKDYEAIAERVQKDTAEQRGLEEQDKKERAERVRRIREERERQEREEAEREGRADQSEGGDEENIQNLFQPIGLVDSKNEEQEQEKKRQEGLRGESEQEEEDNKEEAGNSAPSVEPSKKKSSKLQLKRKHRVDPLRTEDPAESPTPPPPPASGV, from the exons ATGTTCAGCCTGATGGCGAACTGCTGCGCCTGGCTGAAGCGCTGGCGAGAGCCCGCCAG GAAAGTGACTCTAGTGATGGTGGGCCTGGATAATGCAGGAAAAACAGCCACAGTCAGAGGAATCCAGGGAG AAAGCCCTCAGAACATAGCTCCTACTGTGGGCTTCTCCAGAGTCGACCTGAAACGGGGAAAGTTTGAGGTGACCATCTTTGACCTGGGCGGTGGGAAGAGAATCCGTGGCATCTGGAAGAACTACTACTCAGAGTCGTACGGCGTGGTGTTTGTGGTGGACTCCACTGACGTCCAGCGCATCCAGGAGACACGGGAAACCATGGCGGAGGTCCTCCAGCACCCACGCATTGCTGGAAAACCTGTCCTAGT ACTTGCAAACAAACAGGACCAGGAGGGGGCGCTAGCTGAAGCAGACCTCATCGAGAACCTGTCCTTAGAGAAGCTGGTCAATGACAACAAGTGTCTCTGTCAAATC GAGCCCTGCTCGGCTGTTCTAGGCTACGGCAAAAAGGTGGACAAGTCCATCAAGAAGGGCCTGAGCTGGCTGCTCAACAACATCGCCAAAGACTACGAGGCCATCGCTGAGCGTGTGCAGAAGGACACGGCCGAGCAGCGCGGCCTGGAGGAGCAGGACAAGAAGGAGCGGGCGGAGAGAGTCCGTAGGATACGGGAGGAGAG AGAGCGGCAGGAGCGTGAAGAAGCAGAACGGGAGGGCAGAGCAGACCAATCAGAAGGAGGAGATGAGGAAAACATCCAGAACCTCTTCCAACCCATAGGACTTGTGGATTCTAAG AATgaggaacaagagcaggagaagAAGAGGCAAGAGGGCCTGAGGGGGGAgtcggagcaggaggaggaggacaacAAGGAGGAAGCAGGAAACTCAGCTCCCT CAGTTGAACCAAGCAAAAAGAAGAGCAGCAAGCTGCAGCTGAAGAGGAAGCACAGGGTGGACCCTCTGAGGACAGAAGACCCAGCAGAGAGTCCCACGCCACCGCCTCCTCCAG CCAGTGGCGTGTAG
- the arl13b gene encoding ADP-ribosylation factor-like protein 13B isoform X7 has product MVGLDNAGKTATVRGIQGESPQNIAPTVGFSRVDLKRGKFEVTIFDLGGGKRIRGIWKNYYSESYGVVFVVDSTDVQRIQETRETMAEVLQHPRIAGKPVLVLANKQDQEGALAEADLIENLSLEKLVNDNKCLCQIEPCSAVLGYGKKVDKSIKKGLSWLLNNIAKDYEAIAERVQKDTAEQRGLEEQDKKERAERVRRIREERERQEREEAEREGRADQSEGGDEENIQNLFQPIGLVDSKNEEQEQEKKRQEGLRGESEQEEEDNKEEAGNSAPSAVEPSKKKSSKLQLKRKHRVDPLRTEDPAESPTPPPPPVGWATPKLSRHPKLEPLGDSKHSEFHKKPLPPLANKPQPNGDTQDVIF; this is encoded by the exons ATGGTGGGCCTGGATAATGCAGGAAAAACAGCCACAGTCAGAGGAATCCAGGGAG AAAGCCCTCAGAACATAGCTCCTACTGTGGGCTTCTCCAGAGTCGACCTGAAACGGGGAAAGTTTGAGGTGACCATCTTTGACCTGGGCGGTGGGAAGAGAATCCGTGGCATCTGGAAGAACTACTACTCAGAGTCGTACGGCGTGGTGTTTGTGGTGGACTCCACTGACGTCCAGCGCATCCAGGAGACACGGGAAACCATGGCGGAGGTCCTCCAGCACCCACGCATTGCTGGAAAACCTGTCCTAGT ACTTGCAAACAAACAGGACCAGGAGGGGGCGCTAGCTGAAGCAGACCTCATCGAGAACCTGTCCTTAGAGAAGCTGGTCAATGACAACAAGTGTCTCTGTCAAATC GAGCCCTGCTCGGCTGTTCTAGGCTACGGCAAAAAGGTGGACAAGTCCATCAAGAAGGGCCTGAGCTGGCTGCTCAACAACATCGCCAAAGACTACGAGGCCATCGCTGAGCGTGTGCAGAAGGACACGGCCGAGCAGCGCGGCCTGGAGGAGCAGGACAAGAAGGAGCGGGCGGAGAGAGTCCGTAGGATACGGGAGGAGAG AGAGCGGCAGGAGCGTGAAGAAGCAGAACGGGAGGGCAGAGCAGACCAATCAGAAGGAGGAGATGAGGAAAACATCCAGAACCTCTTCCAACCCATAGGACTTGTGGATTCTAAG AATgaggaacaagagcaggagaagAAGAGGCAAGAGGGCCTGAGGGGGGAgtcggagcaggaggaggaggacaacAAGGAGGAAGCAGGAAACTCAGCTCCCT CAGCAGTTGAACCAAGCAAAAAGAAGAGCAGCAAGCTGCAGCTGAAGAGGAAGCACAGGGTGGACCCTCTGAGGACAGAAGACCCAGCAGAGAGTCCCACGCCACCGCCTCCTCCAG TGGGATGGGCCACGCCCAAGCTGTCTAGACATCCCAAACTAGAGCCACTCGGCGACTCGAAGCACTCGG AATTTCACAAGAAGCCCCTCCCACCTCTGGCCAATAAGCCGCAGCCTAACGGCGACACTCAGGACGTCATTTTTTAG